A stretch of Oryza brachyantha chromosome 4, ObraRS2, whole genome shotgun sequence DNA encodes these proteins:
- the LOC102713621 gene encoding uncharacterized protein LOC102713621 codes for MASPELAASDGSYGFHLRSLSAASRDSAAASDPASDPNILESVRRVCEMCKEAKGASDEMVARAFPVMSKLFQRCAAAPTQSVASSGVLLLTILQFFLDFGEAVLHDADGSLRTFFRSCLSREFADPIVAERTLEFLIANKTKILIFFPTLIPQFFPLLLKLIASNGERLERKFSEVLPLMMSAGSFLPLFLSLMDLPLLVVALEKVERSSGTLIGSSIATIQKSAAPEMLLALMDEAYTGSAIEDASGNAGSDDSGPLDLADPMFLDLLKDENDGIAAKHWTSPTISSTLQAAVNSPQSDRLKQSLKMAPHFLTLYFATALWDVNDSLLCALIPVVMSRYAAMFPDKVYSFEVRKRLSDFILTAFQRSPDIIALLKKPITDKLGEAHDNPAKTELALHLCWAIGEHGAGGKNCKDVARELFENLELLLYENLATSRLGLSQDTGFDPMGASSRKSSQARLLCFVVTAIAKLATFHNELLPRARVSLAKVARSRTSDRRVWQRACDYLGLMNEPAICLSVLGPSTAQGNGPGIVNWSEGGTKMVAHIPFYLLAVQKGTPIHDFSFDDLLPTV; via the exons ATGGCTTcgccggagctcgccgccAGCGACGGCAGCTACGGCTTCCACCTCCgctccctctccgccgcctccaggGACTCCGCCGCGGCTTCCGACCCCGCCTCCGACCCCAACATCCTCGAATCC GTGAGGAGGGTGTGCGAGATGTGCAAGGAGGCCAAGGGAGCCAGCGACGAGATGGTGGCGCGGGCGTTCCCGGTGATGAGCAAGCTGTTCCAGcgctgcgccgccgcaccgACGCAATCCGTGGCCTCCAGTGGCGTGCTGTTACTC ACCATTCTGCAGTTCTTCCTGGACTTTGGGGAGGCAGTTCTGCATGATGCTGATGGTAGCTTGAGAACCTTCTTCCGCTCTTGCTTGAGTAG GGAATTTGCAGATCCTATTGTCGCAGAGCGCACACTTGAATTCCTGATAGCGAACAAGACAAAGATACTGATCTTTTTTCCCACATTAATTCCACAG TTTTTTCCATTGTTGCTGAAGCTAATTGCATCAAATGGTGAGAG ATTGGAGAGGAAGTTCTCCGAAGTGCTTCCGCTAATGATGTCGGCAGGatcttttcttcctctcttcctgTCCCTTATGGATCTTCCAC TGCTAGTGGTAGCACTGGAAAAGGTGGAAAGAAGTTCTGGAACTCTCATTGGTAGTAGTATAGCTACTATTCAGAAGAGTGCTGCTCCTGAG ATGCTACTTGCACTAATGGATGAAGCATACACTGGTTCTGCTATAGAAGATGCCAGTGGAAATGCAGGTTCTGATGATAGTGGTCCTCTAGATCTTGCTGACCCGATGTTCCTTGATCTTCTAAAAGATGAGAATGATGGTATTGCT GCAAAACATTGGACATCTCCTACGATATCCTCAACCTTACAGGCAGCAGTTAACAGCCCACAATCGGACAGATTAAAACAGTCACTGAAAATGGCACCTCATTTTCTTACATTATATTTTGCAACAGCATTGTGGGATGTTAACGACT CACTCCTATGCGCGCTGATTCCTGTAGTTATGTCAAGATATGCTGCAATGTTCCCTGACAAAGTATACTCTTTTGAG GTGAGGAAAAGACTTTCAGATTTCATACTGACTGCATTCCAGCGCTCCCCTGACATCATTGCACTTCTAAAG AAGCCCATTACGGACAAACTTGGGGAGGCTCATGATAATCCCGCAAAG ACTGAATTAGCATTGCATTTGTGTTGGGCCATTGGTGAGCATGGAGCTGGAGGGAAAAATTGTAAAGATGTAGCTCGTGAACTGTTTGAAAATTTGGAGTTGCTGTTATATGAAAACCTGGCCACTAG TCGTTTGGGATTAAGTCAGGACACAGGATTTGATCCTATGGGTGCATCTTCTAGAAAGTCATCTCAAGCTAGGCTCCTCTGCTTTGTGGTGACTGCCATTGCAAAGCTAGCAACCTTCCATAATGAGTTGCTTCCCAGAGCTCGTGTATCATTGGCTAAG GTTGCTCGTTCCCGAACCTCAGACAGGAGAGTGTGGCAACGTGCTTGTGACTATTTAGGTCTCATGAATGAACCAGCCATTTGTTTATCTGTACTGGGACCATCTACCGCACAGGGAAATGGTCCTGGTATTGTGAACTGGAGTGAAGGAGGAACAAAGATGGTAGCTCACATTCCATTCTACCTTCTAGCTGTGCAAAAGG gcaCACCAATTCATGATTTTTCGTTTGACGATCTCCTCCCCACGGTATGA